One Gemmatimonadaceae bacterium genomic window, ACTCCGCGGCCGCTGTGCGCACGCGCTTGAATCCATCGGGGAAGCCGGCGTGGAAGCTCCAGAGCGTGTGCGGGTCATCCCAGCCGTCATCGAAGAGAAAGGAGTCGAGGACGACGCCGCGCTGCCTAACAAGTTGGTCACCGAAGGCCTGGATCGCGCCGATCGCCTCGGATTCCGAGTACTGCGAGAAATAGCCGATGTCGTACCAGGAGTTGTAATGCAGGAAGGTGCGGTACGGATGCGCACGCTCGCGTTCGACGTACTCGAGGAAGTCACGGCGCATCTGGCCCGGCCGTGTCGTCCCGATCACCGACGAAACAGTGAATGGCGACTCCGGGCGGAGCGGCAGCTCTCTCGCGAGGACGCAGCGAACCCGGTCGCCGTCGACCGTACTCTCGGAGAGAGGATGCTCCAAGCCGACGAACCATTGGCCGATCGCTACAGGACTTCCCTTCACGGTGCCGGTGACTTGCGCGCCGTGTGCGTGGAAATCGACGAGCGTGATTTCACGTACGGGGACGGGCGCTCCAAGCGCCCGGAAAGTGATTTCCTGTCGGACATACCGCGCACCATCTCGCAGCTCGGCGCGCCAGACCGCTCGCAATCGGCGATCGGGATCTTCGAGGCTGACCGTAAGGCGGTGTCCACTGACGCGCTCGGCGAATCGCGAGGCCTTCGGCGAGGGCACGAGCGTCTCCATTGAGGGTGCGCCGACAATTCGCATGCGGGTGGAGTCGAGTCTCGTCCCGTCGGCGAAAGCAAGAATGAAGAGCTGTTCGGGCAGCGTTAGGCGAACGTTCGCATCGCGATCAACGATGTCGCGCGGGCGCAAGGCCCCGCCGTCCGTGGTCCAGCTTGCGTCGATCGCGTCGTTCTCGATGGTGAGCGTGTCGCTCGGCGGGCGCAGGATGCCCTGTATGATTCGGCTCGTCGAGTCAGCTCCCGACAGGCCAAGACTTGCGCCAGCGAGCGCCGAACGCTCGACGAATTCTCGTCGCGTGATCTTGCCGCCGGAGTCCTGGGTCATCGTCGCGAAGAAGTTGGCGGGGAAACCGGCCGCCGGCCAGCCTACCAGCGTCAACGGATAGGTACGGGTACACTGAGTGCCGACACCCCGTTCTCATCGAAGCTCTCGACCGCGACCCAGTACGCCTGGCCAACGGTGAGGGCGCGCAAATCGAGGGTTGTGCCTTCATCGGCGAACCGCTGGTAGGTCTGGTACAGCTTCGACGGCGCAATGCCCCAGCGGATGTTGTAGCCGACCACGTCGGGAACAGCGTGCCAGGTGATGGTCGCGTCCCGTTCGTCGGCGGCGCGGCGCGCCGCTAGGCGTCCGGGCGTCGGCGGTTCAGGGCCGGTGCCGTTGCCGAATACGCGAATGTCGCTGATCGCCAGGTTCGCCGCGCCGACGTGGATGTGCTCGTAGCGGACAAATCGCGTGCGCGCTGGACTTGGCAGCTCGATGTACGCGTTCGGCCGGTCGCGTCGTTCCTTCGACAGGTCGGCCACCGTTCGCCAGTGCGCACCATCGCTCGAGATCTTCAGCCTGAACTGGGTGTAGACGGTCGAGTCGGTGCCGTAGAGTCCCGATTTATAATCTGCGTAGTTCACCTGGATCGCCTTCACGTCGAGCCGGCGTCCGAGATCGATCGTCAGCCATTCGCCCGGGCGATTCGTACGCGCGACCCAGAACGTGCGCGGATTCTCGTCCGTAACGGCGCTCGCCGGGAAGCTGTCGCGCGCCGAAGACGCCGTGACTCGGCTGCGATAAGACAGGAGCATCCAGCCCGTAAATAGCGCGTCGCTCCGCTGCCAACGACTCGTCGGCAGCCAGTGCGGAAAGTCGCCGAAGCGCGTATCGACGTAGAGCTGCCCATCAGCGTCGAAACCTGCCGGATGAAGGCCAATGCGGCGCTCGAAATTCCAATTCACGCCAATCCAGGGCGTGCCGGTGTTCCACCAGTTGCCGTAGACGTCCTGGAACGTGTTGCCGTGCCCAGCGCCCTGGACGAATCCGCCAGGCTTGTAGGCGATCGGATTGTAAGGTGCGTACGTGAACGGACCCGTTGGCTCGTCGGCGACGTAGGTGCCAGTTGAGTAGACGTTATACTCCGTGCCTGGGGCGCCGTACTGTAGATAATATCGCCCGCCGTGCTTCGTCATCCAGGCGCCTTCGATGAACGGCTTGATCGTCGTGTCGCGATGATCGCGGCCGAACCGCTCCCACCCGTGCTTTTCCGGAACGAGGCCAAAGAGCCAGTGCGGAGTGCCCTTGTACGCAAGCTGCTTGGTCTTGTCGAGCTCGATCACGTCCAGCGGGTAGACATTCGACGAGTTCCAGTAGAGAAACCAGCGGTCGGTGTCCTCGTCGTAGAAGAACTGCGGGTCCCAGGGCCCGGGCTGCACCGAGTCTGGTTTCGCGAACGTCGCCGCTTCGGTCTCGCGTGCCATCGGCAACCAGGGCAATAAGCGATTGTAAAACTCCACGCGTCCTGTCGCCGGTTGCGTGAGCATCAGAATCGGCAAGGGACGCGTCGTGGCCGGCAGGAGATAGATCGTATCGCGGACCGACAGAACCGCCGGCGCGACGACATCGGTGATCGGCCAGCGTGTCGGCGTGATGTGACGCCAGCTGCCGAGGTCGCGGGACGTCCAGTAGCCGTCGCCGAGCGTTTCGAAGAGGTAGTACGCGCCGCGCTGGACCACGATCACCGGGTCTGCACCGGAGCGATACGAGATTCCTTCGTTGT contains:
- a CDS encoding enterotoxin, coding for MTQDSGGKITRREFVERSALAGASLGLSGADSTSRIIQGILRPPSDTLTIENDAIDASWTTDGGALRPRDIVDRDANVRLTLPEQLFILAFADGTRLDSTRMRIVGAPSMETLVPSPKASRFAERVSGHRLTVSLEDPDRRLRAVWRAELRDGARYVRQEITFRALGAPVPVREITLVDFHAHGAQVTGTVKGSPVAIGQWFVGLEHPLSESTVDGDRVRCVLARELPLRPESPFTVSSVIGTTRPGQMRRDFLEYVERERAHPYRTFLHYNSWYDIGYFSQYSESEAIGAIQAFGDQLVRQRGVVLDSFLFDDGWDDPHTLWSFHAGFPDGFKRVRTAAAEYGAGPGIWMSPWGGYGDPKKKRLEFAQQQGFETNEGGFALSGPKYYERFRETCFRMIREFGVNQFKFDGTGNASRAFPGSTFDSDFDAAIHLIESLRTEKPDIYINLTTGTYPSPFWLRYADSIWRGGEDHDFAGVGTDRQQWITYRDGDTYEHVVRRGALYPLNSLMLHGLVYARYAKKLAADPYRDFVDEVHSYFGTGTQLQEMYVTPTLANTQWAFLAEAAKWSRGNAATLVDTHWLGGDPKQLQVYGWASWSPRRGIITLRNPNGVQQRFGLDVEHAFELPPEGARQYVARSPWFRDSGRAPVRLRAGTEHDVLLAPFEVLTLQAEPTA
- a CDS encoding discoidin domain-containing protein, which produces MRWEQLRHVGTRTAHGNDRGPGIPRWRSHRGGRAAGGDLKSLGICLTVVGLAACAAVRVAAQSPQRTYANPIDIDYRYNFEQHNEGISYRSGADPVIVVQRGAYYLFETLGDGYWTSRDLGSWRHITPTRWPITDVVAPAVLSVRDTIYLLPATTRPLPILMLTQPATGRVEFYNRLLPWLPMARETEAATFAKPDSVQPGPWDPQFFYDEDTDRWFLYWNSSNVYPLDVIELDKTKQLAYKGTPHWLFGLVPEKHGWERFGRDHRDTTIKPFIEGAWMTKHGGRYYLQYGAPGTEYNVYSTGTYVADEPTGPFTYAPYNPIAYKPGGFVQGAGHGNTFQDVYGNWWNTGTPWIGVNWNFERRIGLHPAGFDADGQLYVDTRFGDFPHWLPTSRWQRSDALFTGWMLLSYRSRVTASSARDSFPASAVTDENPRTFWVARTNRPGEWLTIDLGRRLDVKAIQVNYADYKSGLYGTDSTVYTQFRLKISSDGAHWRTVADLSKERRDRPNAYIELPSPARTRFVRYEHIHVGAANLAISDIRVFGNGTGPEPPTPGRLAARRAADERDATITWHAVPDVVGYNIRWGIAPSKLYQTYQRFADEGTTLDLRALTVGQAYWVAVESFDENGVSALSVPVPIR